AGTTGGATTAGATGGAGTCGAAAAACAGTCCCCAAGTGAGCTATCAGGCGGCATGCGCCAACGTGCTGCGCTCGTTCGAACGCTCGCAACAAATCCGAAAATTCTTTTGCTAGATGAACCATTTTCCGCACTTGATTATCAAACAAAATTAAAACTAGAAGAACTTGTTTTTTCTTTACTCCCAACGTATAAGAAGACATCCCTTCTCGTTACACATGATATTGAAGAAGCTATTGCGATGAGCGATAAAATTTATTTACTTCAAGCAAAGCCTGGCAAAGTTGCAAGAACCTTTCATATTCCCAAAAACATTCGTTCTTTATCACCATTAGAAGCAAGACGTCATCCCGATTTCCCAGCCCTTTTTCAAGATATATGGAAGGAGCTGGAACGCCTTGGATAATATAAAACAACTACATGAACAGTTTCGAAAAAAAGAACGAACACGCACATGGATTACTCACATTTTACAGCTATGTATTTTAAGTCTTTTCTTTGTCTTATGGGAAATTGCTAGTAACCAAGAGTGGATTGACCCTTTACTATTTAGTTCCCCTTCAAATATTTGGGAGTTATTTCTGAATAAATGGATCGATGGCTCTCTTTGGGCCCATATTTGGACGACACTTCTTGAAACAGGCGTTGGCTTTATTCTCGGCACTGTACTCGGTACCATTATTGCGACGATTCTTTGGTGGATTCCTCTTGTAGCCCGTGTCCTTGACCCATACCTTGTCGTCCTAAATGCAATGCCCAAAGTAGCACTTGGTCCAATTATCATCGTTATTTTTGGTCCAAATATTACGTCTTCTATTGCGATGGGAGTCATTATTTCCATCATTATTACTATTCTCGTTATTTATAGTGCCTTTCAAGAAGTCGATGCAAATTATATAAAAGTAATGCATACATTTGGCGCAAATAAATGGCAAACATATCAACAAGTGATTTTACCCGCTTCTTTCCCAACTATTATTTCAACACTAAAAGTAAATGTTGGATTATCATGGGTTGGGGTTATTTTTGGAGAACTTCTCGTTTCAAAACAAGGTCTAGGATATTTAATTAGCTACGGTTTTCAAGTCTTTAACTTTACACTCATACTGCTTAGCGTATTATTAACATGCGTTCTTGCTACTCTCATGTATGTGTTTGTAGAAGGCTTCGAAAAATTAATAATTGGAAAACGTAAAAGAAGCTGATCCCAAACTATATGATGGGCTCAGCTTCTTTCTACATATATCATTTATTTTGAATCGCATACTTTTGTATCCTTCACCACCATATTTCCTTCAACTGTAACCGTATGAAAACAATCTTTCACACGTACTTTTACAACGTTATATTGTCGATCAATCATACGATACTCACTAAAATGTTTATTTAATGCTGTACGAATTTGTTCACCTTCAAAAATCGGAATACTATGAGACATTACCCAAATGAGACCAGCAATTGCAAGAACCGTTTTCATCCGCTCTACTACCTCCTTGAGAATAATATATTATCTCTATAGTATGTATATTTAAAATGTGTCAATTTTGTGTCAATTTTATATTTATTCGACCGTAAACCTTTTATTCCTTTTTCCTCATAAAAAAAAGCAACCACTATTTTGGCTGCTTGGATCACTTACGCTTCTTTTACTCCCTTCGAAATTTCATATAGTCCAGATAATACTTCTGCTCTCATTTTCACAAGTTCAGGGAATTGATAGAAGAATGCAATTTTTTGATACTTCAGTTCTGTTCCTTCTTTCACCTTCTTTGAATCTTGTAAAATGAATGCTGTAAATGTATCTGCTATATCCTCAGCGACATTCGTCGTTCCGTATTCTGAAACAAATTGATCATGTTTCTCTTCAAAAAATGTAATTCGTGCTTCTTCATTTGTCTCAATCTGCTTCTCTTTCCATTCTCGTTCAATCGGTTTCCAAAACGAATCATAAAATGTATGAATATACGAACCTTTCTTCACACATCCTTCTTGTAAGAAAAGAGTTTTGCATTTGTTTTGATAGGATGAAATATCTTTACCTTCTTCAAATGACTTTATATACTTTTCATTCACTGGGATTTGTCTATCATTAAGTGTCAATACATGGGCTGTCTCATGAATTAATGTTTTCATTACTTCGTCTATATTGACGCCTGAATCAAGTGTATCTAAACTTAACACCCAATCTTTCGGATCGTCCATACTAGGAGCAACGTGAGCAACAATCCCTTCATATCCATCTGTCACAATATCAAACTCTACAATGTTCTTTCGATATTTAGAAGGAATTAATGTACGATACATATCCCACAGCATTTCATGATAATCGCTATCTTCATGTTGTTCCATAATCTCATTCTTTGCTTCCTGATCATCAGCAAATGCTTTATTGAAACGCTTTTTATCTAGTTTTTCAAAATATGGATCGATAATTTCCTCTTCATCTATGTAATAAGATGCTAAAAAGAAATAGTTTTCATCATCTTGCTTCTTTTCAGTTCCCCTCATGCTATCTAACTGTACATCTTTCTTTTCTATTTCTTTCGATTCCTTTACATAGTCTGTTGGCTCTTCCAATTGAGATAGACTTTCCATCTTTTTGTATACTTTCTCAACCATCCGATCTCCAATTCTCGTACATTCTTCTTCTGTATGACATATTTCTTTCGTTTCGGCAACCTCTACTTCTTTACTGCATCCCGCTATCAGTAGTCCCATTGCTATAATAAAGCCTACAAACTTACTATAAAACTTCCCCATAAAAACCTCCATCATTCGATTCTACAAAAATATCATACGCATTCTTTCTAAAATATGCGATACTTATTTTTAAAGAAAGAGAGATTTATTTTGAGGTGAGTTTGAACAATCCCGTATGATAAAAGAACTCGGCCACTTTACTTTATAAAACAGCCGAGTTCTTCTATATGCTTCATCGTACGCGCTAATACATCATCGCGCATAATAAAACTAAATTTTCTATCATGTTTAATGTTATCAGGAATTTCTTTTAATAACACAGATCCTTTTGTTTCTTCATAATGCGTATGTTCTTCCACCGCACTAATGGTTGCGAAATAAATATTTTTAATAATAATTTTATCTTTTCCTGACACTTTGTATTGCCCTAAGTAAGTTAAATCAGAAACAATCCCGCCGGTTTCTTCATGAACTTCCCTAACTGCCGCTTCTTCCGGTGTCTCTCCCATTTCTACTTTTCCACCTGGAAATTCAAGACCACGGCGCAAATGATGCGTTAATAACCATTGATCCCTGTACCGGCATACAACCCAAACATGCTTTGGCTCAGGAGAAAATGGATAACGTTCAAACGATAATTGTACAGTGTTGTGGTAATAATCTTTAAATGTGTACATGCCATTACTCCCCTATTGATGGTTACAAGTTTTTCCTACCACAAATTGTAGCATATTCTCGCTTTCCTGCATAATGTTATCCAACTATAATCCATTGATTATTCCCATTTGTGCGACTAATTCTTTCGTTTCATGACTCCCTAAATCATAAATCATCTTATATGCCTTTTGTAGTTCTGCATCATATCGATCATTATTCGAGTCATGATGATACTCAACGAACGGGACATGAGAACGTACAAATGATCCAAGGTCTTCGCGATACGCTTGGTCAAAGTATTCTCGGAGCTGGATAATTTCCTCATCCGTTGCTCGAATTTCAAAGCTATATGTATCCGCTGTTTTCACTTGCGAAATTTGTCCATTTCCAACTGATATATAGTATGTTTTTCTATTCTCCATATAGCGCCCTTCTTTCTCTCTTTTTATTTTCTATTGTTTTCAACAATTACAAAATTATGTAAAAGCACTCTTTGTTTCATAATAAAATAAAGAAAAGAAGGGATATGAGGAACCTCGTATACTAAAGAAAGAAGCTGCCTTTCACAGGCAGCTTCCTTTCATTTTAACCAAATACTTTTTCAAGATCGTCTTTATCTTGGCTTAACCAGAAATTCATCAAGCGTTTTGCTCCTTCTAAATCATGAAGTTTCGCTTGCCCACATTGCGTTTCATTGGCAGCTGGGATTTCTGTTATTTGAACTGCATCTTTTAACGTTAGTTCTAATAAATCAATGATTTCACGAACTGTCGGTGTACCACTTACAACAAGATAATATCCTGTTTGGCAACCCATTGGTGAAATGTCGATAATATCAAAATGTGGATAACGATCGATATATTTACGTAAGTTAAACGCTAATAGATGTTCTAACGTATGAATCACATCTGGTTTCATCGCTTGTTTATTTGGTTGGCAAAAACGGATATCAAACTTATTTACAATACCGTCGCTACCTACTTGATGAACACCACAATGTCTTACATAAGGAGCCTTTACAATTGTATGATCTAATTCAAAGCTTTCTACTGATGGCATAAATCATCTCTCCCGCTTTTATTTTTAATTCCGTTATATCCAATATGATATAACGGAAATCCGAATTAGTAAAGTATTAAGTATGGTCCGTGCTATAATACTAGAAGAATATGCTGAAAAGGAGACCGTTATGAAACAGATTTTTATTGGTATTATACGTTTTTATCAAAAATTCATCTCGCCGATGACACCACCTACATGCCGCTTTTATCCGACTTGCTCTCATTATGGTTTAGAGGCATTTCAAACACACGGTGCTCTCAAAGGTTTTTGGCTCACACTAAAGCGTATATTAAAATGTCACCCTTTTCATCCCGGAGGATTTGATCCCGTCCCAGACAAAAAGGATGACAAATGAAATTTTTAAGCTTCATAGCCGTTCACAACTAAATCTAATTTCCCCGTGTCAGGGTGAATAACAAGACCATGGACAGGTACTTCTGTTGGAAGTAACGGATGATTACGAAGAACTGATACGCTATGTTCTACACTTTCTTCTACACTTGAGAAACCTTGTAAGAATTTTTCTAAATCAATTCCAGAATAACGAAGTGCATCTAATCTCTCTTCTGATACACCGCGCTCTTTCATTTTTTCAATTGTACTGCTTGCTTGAATTTTTGCCATACCACAATCATGATGACCAATAATACATACTTCGTCAGCACCAAGTTCATATACAGCAACTAAAATACTACGCATAATACTTCCAAATGGATGAGAAATAACAGCCCCTGCTACTTTAATAATTTTCACATCACCATTTCGCATATTCATTGCTTTTGGTAATAATTCAACAAGACGAGTATCCATGCAAGAGACAATGACCATTTTTTTATTTGGAAACTTCCCTGCCTCATACTCCTCATATTTTTTCTCTTCTACAAATTTTTCATTGTACCTCAAAATCTCTTCTAATGACTTCATAGTAAAAAGCCCCTCTTTTCTCTCATTTAAACTACATATTTAGTTTACCAAAATCTAAAAAACACAAAAAGAATATCGTCTTATATTAAAAATAAGATTTTTTCAGATAATCGACATAATTCTTTCAAAATATACACACAGCTTTGTAACAACTCTTCCCTATTTTTCTCATGTTTTCACTATAAACTAAATGTAGATAATGTTTAAAAAGGAGTGAACTCTTATTATGTCCGACGTTTTGTTACTGAGTCGTTTTCAATTTGCAATTACAGTCTTTTATCATTTCTTATTTGTACCATTGACAATCGGACTTGTTATTTTAGTAGCGTGTATGGAAACACAGTATGCACGTACATTAAACCCAACATATCGTAAAATGGCAAATTTCTGGGGTAAGCTATTTACGATAAATTTCGTAATGGGGATTATAACTGGGATTACAATGGAATTCCAATTTGGAACAAACTGGTCCGAGTATTCTAAGTACATGGGCGACATATTTGGATCACCACTTGCAATTGAAGCACTTGTTGCTTTCTTCTTAGAATCTACTTTTATGGGAATTTGGTTATTTGGTAAAGATAAAATATCACCAAAATTCCGTGCTTTCTGTATGTGGATGGTTGCACTTGGAACAAATATTTCTGCACTTTGGATTATCACAGCAAACGGTTTTATGCAAAACCCTGTTGGTTATGTAGTACGCAATGGTCGTGCTGAATTAGATAATTTCTGGGCTCTCGTTACAAATCCATATGCATGGCATATGTTCTTCCATACAGTTGTTGGTTGTTATATCGTTGGTTCTTTCTTTGTTATGGCAATTAGCGCATATCATTTATTACGTAAAAACGATGTAGACTTCTTTAAAAAATCATTTAAATTTGGACTTATTTTAGGTTTATTTGCAGCAACTGCAACACCTTTCATCGGTCATCAATCCGGTGTTTATGCGGCAAAAATGCAACCTGCAAAAGGTGCAGCAATGGAAGCGGTTTGGGAGACTGGAAAAGGACAAGGATTCTCTATCATTCAAATTCCTGATGTAGAAAATGAAAAGAATTTTGAATTATTCACAATCCCAAAACTTGGAAGCTTCTTCTATACAAATTCATTTGATGGGGAAATTGTTGGCCTGAAAGATATTCCAAAAGAAGATCGTCCTAACGTAAACCTTGTTTACTATAGCTTCCGCTTAATGGTTGCACTTGGCATATTCTTCATGGCATTAACTTGGTTTGGTTTCTATTTAAACCGAAAAGGAAAATTAGAAAACTCAAAACGATTCTTAAAGATTACAATGTGGTCTGTTTTACTTCCATATGTTGCAATTAATGCTGGATGGATTGTTGCCGAAGCAGGCCGTCAACCGTGGACAGTATATAAATTAATGCGAACAGCCGAAGCTGTTTCTCCAATTTCTGTACCACAAATTTGGTTCTCACTTCTTAGCTTAGTTTTATTCTATACATTACTTTTAATTGCCGATGTATACTTGATGTTGAAATTTGCTAAGAAAGGGCCAGCTGCGTTAGAAGAACCTGTTACTAAGGGAGGTGCAGCTCATGTCTCATGATATGCTTGCAGTGATTTGGTTCGGTTTATGGGGCGTGATTTGGACTGTTTACTTTATTCTCGATGGCTATGCACTTGGAAACGGCATGATCTTCCCTTTCGTTACAAAAGATCGAAAAGAACGCAACCAAATGCAAGAAGCAATCGGCCCTTTCTGGGGTGGCAATGAAGTTTGGTTAATTACAGCCGGGGGAGCTACTTTCGCTGCCTTTCCAATCACTTATGCAAATATGTTTAGCTACTTATATACACCGTTATTTTTAGTATTACT
The window above is part of the Bacillus cytotoxicus NVH 391-98 genome. Proteins encoded here:
- a CDS encoding beta-class carbonic anhydrase, with the translated sequence MKSLEEILRYNEKFVEEKKYEEYEAGKFPNKKMVIVSCMDTRLVELLPKAMNMRNGDVKIIKVAGAVISHPFGSIMRSILVAVYELGADEVCIIGHHDCGMAKIQASSTIEKMKERGVSEERLDALRYSGIDLEKFLQGFSSVEESVEHSVSVLRNHPLLPTEVPVHGLVIHPDTGKLDLVVNGYEA
- the luxS gene encoding S-ribosylhomocysteine lyase LuxS, translated to MPSVESFELDHTIVKAPYVRHCGVHQVGSDGIVNKFDIRFCQPNKQAMKPDVIHTLEHLLAFNLRKYIDRYPHFDIIDISPMGCQTGYYLVVSGTPTVREIIDLLELTLKDAVQITEIPAANETQCGQAKLHDLEGAKRLMNFWLSQDKDDLEKVFG
- a CDS encoding ABC transporter ATP-binding protein, producing the protein MSFLQISNVSHCFFAKDHAKLVLECMNLHVKEGEFISILGPSGCGKTTLLSIIAGLLKPTDGLVFLEGEPVTKSTDSMGYMLQQDYLFPWKTIEENIMLGLRITNTYKEETKKHALQLLKQVGLDGVEKQSPSELSGGMRQRAALVRTLATNPKILLLDEPFSALDYQTKLKLEELVFSLLPTYKKTSLLVTHDIEEAIAMSDKIYLLQAKPGKVARTFHIPKNIRSLSPLEARRHPDFPALFQDIWKELERLG
- a CDS encoding ABC transporter permease; protein product: MDNIKQLHEQFRKKERTRTWITHILQLCILSLFFVLWEIASNQEWIDPLLFSSPSNIWELFLNKWIDGSLWAHIWTTLLETGVGFILGTVLGTIIATILWWIPLVARVLDPYLVVLNAMPKVALGPIIIVIFGPNITSSIAMGVIISIIITILVIYSAFQEVDANYIKVMHTFGANKWQTYQQVILPASFPTIISTLKVNVGLSWVGVIFGELLVSKQGLGYLISYGFQVFNFTLILLSVLLTCVLATLMYVFVEGFEKLIIGKRKRS
- a CDS encoding cytochrome ubiquinol oxidase subunit I, whose amino-acid sequence is MSDVLLLSRFQFAITVFYHFLFVPLTIGLVILVACMETQYARTLNPTYRKMANFWGKLFTINFVMGIITGITMEFQFGTNWSEYSKYMGDIFGSPLAIEALVAFFLESTFMGIWLFGKDKISPKFRAFCMWMVALGTNISALWIITANGFMQNPVGYVVRNGRAELDNFWALVTNPYAWHMFFHTVVGCYIVGSFFVMAISAYHLLRKNDVDFFKKSFKFGLILGLFAATATPFIGHQSGVYAAKMQPAKGAAMEAVWETGKGQGFSIIQIPDVENEKNFELFTIPKLGSFFYTNSFDGEIVGLKDIPKEDRPNVNLVYYSFRLMVALGIFFMALTWFGFYLNRKGKLENSKRFLKITMWSVLLPYVAINAGWIVAEAGRQPWTVYKLMRTAEAVSPISVPQIWFSLLSLVLFYTLLLIADVYLMLKFAKKGPAALEEPVTKGGAAHVS
- the yidD gene encoding membrane protein insertion efficiency factor YidD; the protein is MKQIFIGIIRFYQKFISPMTPPTCRFYPTCSHYGLEAFQTHGALKGFWLTLKRILKCHPFHPGGFDPVPDKKDDK
- a CDS encoding HAD family hydrolase; this translates as MENRKTYYISVGNGQISQVKTADTYSFEIRATDEEIIQLREYFDQAYREDLGSFVRSHVPFVEYHHDSNNDRYDAELQKAYKMIYDLGSHETKELVAQMGIINGL
- the mutTA gene encoding antimutator 8-oxo-(dGTP/GTP)ase — translated: MYTFKDYYHNTVQLSFERYPFSPEPKHVWVVCRYRDQWLLTHHLRRGLEFPGGKVEMGETPEEAAVREVHEETGGIVSDLTYLGQYKVSGKDKIIIKNIYFATISAVEEHTHYEETKGSVLLKEIPDNIKHDRKFSFIMRDDVLARTMKHIEELGCFIK